From a region of the Cucumis sativus cultivar 9930 chromosome 6, Cucumber_9930_V3, whole genome shotgun sequence genome:
- the LOC116404514 gene encoding glycine-rich cell wall structural protein 1.8-like: MGEILGRGGETLGETMGRGGKAIGEIFGRGGRAMGEILGRGGETLGETMGRGGKAIGEIFGRGGRAMGEILGRGGETLGETMGRGGKAIGEIFGRGGRAMGEILGRGGETLGETMGRGGKAIGEIFGRGGRAMGEILGRGGETLGETMGRGGKAIGEIFGRGGNAIGEIVGRGVGVGAMLGRGGKVVGEIIGGGGGRGDGGGGGGGRGDGGGGGGGRGVGGGGGRGDGGGGGGGRGVGGGGGRGDGGRRRGGRGVGGGGGRGDGGGEGEVVVSEEEEGVVTEEEEGRSWCRRRRRTW; the protein is encoded by the coding sequence ATGGGCGAAATACTGGGACGAGGGGGTGAAACTCTTGGTGAAACAATGGGACGAGGTGGTAAAGCTATTGGTGAGATATTTGGACGGGGTGGTAGAGCTATGGGCGAAATACTGGGACGAGGGGGTGAAACTCTTGGTGAAACAATGGGACGAGGTGGTAAAGCTATTGGTGAGATATTTGGACGGGGTGGTAGAGCTATGGGCGAAATACTGGGACGAGGGGGTGAAACTCTTGGTGAAACAATGGGACGAGGTGGTAAAGCTATTGGTGAGATATTTGGACGGGGTGGTAGAGCTATGGGCGAAATACTGGGACGAGGGGGTGAAACTCTTGGTGAAACAATGGGACGAGGTGGTAAAGCTATTGGTGAGATATTTGGACGAGGTGGTAGAGCTATGGGCGAAATACTGGGACGAGGGGGTGAAACTCTTGGTGAAACAATGGGACGAGGTGGTAAAGCTATTGGTGAGATATTTGGACGGGGTGGTAATGCTATTGGTGAAATAGTTGGACGAGGTGTTGGTGTTGGTGCAATGCTAGGACGTGGAGGTAAAGTTGTCGGTGAAATAATtggtggaggaggaggacGTGGTGACgggggaggaggaggaggagggcGTGGTGacggaggaggaggagggggAGGTCGTGGTGtcggaggaggaggagggcGTGGTGACGGaggagggggagggggaggtCGTGGTGtcggaggaggaggagggcGTGGTGACGGAGGGAGGAGGAGGGGAGGTCGTGGTGtcggaggaggaggagggcGTGGTGACGGAGGAGGGGAGGGGGAGGTCGTGGTGtcggaggaggaggagggcGTGGTGacggaggaggaggaggggaGGTCGTGGTGtcggaggaggaggaggacgTGGTGa
- the LOC105436012 gene encoding chromatin target of PRMT1 protein has protein sequence MRRGDGAHGKIFGRGGKVTGKILERGGEALGETIGRGGEALGEIFGRGGKATGEILGRGGEALGETMGRGGKAIGEILGRGGRAMGEILGRGGETLGETMGRGGKAIGEIFGRGGRAMGEILGRGGETLGENNGTRW, from the coding sequence ATGAGACGAGGTGATGGGGCTCATGGTAAGATATTTGGACGGGGTGGTAAAGTTACAGGCAAAATATTGGAACGAGGGGGTGAAGCTCTTGGTGAAACAATTGGGCGAGGTGGTGAAGCTCTTGGTGAGATATTTGGACGGGGTGGTAAAGCTACAGGCGAAATATTAGGACGAGGGGGTGAAGCTCTTGGTGAAACAATGGGACGAGGTGGTAAAGCTATTGGTGAGATATTGGGACGGGGTGGTAGAGCTATGGGCGAAATACTGGGACGAGGGGGTGAAACTCTTGGTGAAACAATGGGACGAGGTGGTAAAGCTATTGGTGAGATATTTGGACGGGGTGGTAGAGCTATGGGCGAAATACTGGGACGAGGGGGTGAAACTCTTGGTGAAAACAATGGGACGAGGTGGTAA
- the LOC101206038 gene encoding uncharacterized protein LOC101206038 has product MNKSTIYAWLLSIVCFLVLMIVTPSIPQSQDYHHFADHRQFFGIPNTLNVVSNFPFLIIGLIGLVLCYHENYFRLSLRGELYGWTCFYIGVALVAFGSSYYHLEPNDARLVWDRLPMTIAFTSIISIFIIERIDEYKGTLSIIPLLLVGIVSILYWCWFDDLRPYALVQFVPCIAIPLMTILLPPMYTHSTYWLWAAGFYLLAKVEEASDKLIYKWTYHIVSGHTLKHLCASMVPVFLTLMLAKRTIEPERQSLYKIWKVTLMKFRDDKNKVEASVCSFSSVPILEPQ; this is encoded by the exons ATGAATAAATCCACCATTTACGCTTGGCTTCTATCAATTGTATGCTTCCTTGTTTTGATGATCGTCACCCCTTCCATCCCTCAGTCCCAGGACTACCACCATTTCGCTGATCACCGCCAATTTTTCG GTATACCTAATACACTGAACGTGGTTTCAAATTTTCCATTCTTGATTATCGGTCTCATAGGGCTTGTGCTTTGCTATCATGAGAATTATTTTAGGCTGAG TTTGCGAGGTGAGCTTTATGGTTGGACTTGCTTTTATATTGGCGTGGCTCTTGTAGCCTTTGGCTCCTCTTATTATCATCTTGAGCCAAATGATGCTCGCCTTGTCTGGGATCGGTTACCC ATGACCATTGCATTCACTTcgattatttcaatatttattattgaaaggATTGACGAGTACAAGGGAACACTGTCCATCATACCTCTATTGTTGGTCGGTATAGTTAGCATTTTATACTGGTG CTGGTTTGATGATCTACGCCCCTATGCACTTGTCCAGTTTGTTCCTTGTATTGCTATTCCATTAATGACTATTTTGTTACCTCCTATGTATACTCATTCTACATACTGGCTTTGGGCTGCAG GATTTTATCTATTGGCAAAGGTAGAAGAAGCTAGCGATAAGCTGATATATAAATGGACATATCATATTGTTAGTGGCCACACACTCAAGCACTTATGTGCTTCTATGGTTCCTGTCTTCTTAACATTGATGCTTGCCAAGCGAACAATTGAACCAGAGAG GCAGAGTTTATACAAGATTTGGAAGGTGACATTGATGAAGTTTAGAGATGATAAAAACAAGGTAGAGGCGTCAGTTTGTTCCTTCTCATCTGTCCCTATCCTAGAACCACAATAG